The following proteins are encoded in a genomic region of Plasmodium chabaudi chabaudi strain AS genome assembly, chromosome: 1:
- a CDS encoding myosin E, putative: protein MSIMRNSICDQNFKEGDLVWCKNTSPTNDQINMMYNLCRVIEIKSDNQVLLSKYNDYSDYVFLADHENLSKANYLFSLDQNDMMKLRYINEPSVLYHLKERFKSNKFYTKMGPLLIFINPKINMNINNEETIEKYKCIDCVEDLSLNEYHVVHNALKNLNELKRNQSIIISGESGSGKSEVAKNIINFIAYQVKGSRRLPTMLPMVDKNEAPEENESEAYEGSANHQEDNNLNEENTKYQFNMSEMLKHVNVVLEAFGNAVTVNNKNSSRFSKFCTIHIENEEVKSFHIKKFLLDKERLINRKANENSFNVFYYMINGSSDKFKKMYFLKNIENYSMLNNEKGFEKFTDYSGKILELLKSLNYIFDDDKEIDFIFSVLSALLLLGNTEIVKAFRKKSLFMGRYGCGQNINFETILSELENSENIGLDENVKNLLLACKLLSFDVETFVKYFTTNYIFNDSILIKVHNETKIQKKLENFIKTCYEELFNWIVYKINEKCTQLQNINQNTNYINVLDMAYFENSKDNSLEQLLINTTNEEIIKIKNNCLYKKVILSYNEDGIFCEFNMQNMDNEPLYNLLVDSTEECLFSFLENASTKTIFDKSSLHTSIIRKFGHNSKYVKKDDVTGNKKTFVITHSCGDITYNAEKFVEKNIDILTNRFIDMVKQSENEYMRQFCMFYNYDNSGNIVEEKRRYSIQSALKLFKRRYDTKNQMAVSLLRNNLTELEKLQHTTFCHFILCMKPNESKRELYSFDANIVLRQVRTFSIVEASQLKIGYYPHKFTLNEFLSIFDKNSQKIDEETAEDQYEVVDVKNANEEEDAEQDENTEEKVEQDENAEEEVKPDENTEEKVEQDENAEEEVKPDENAEEKAEQDENTEEKVEQDENAEEKTEQDEHAEQSNESLKEKVVALIKSYQISNHEWMMGNNMIFLSNYCLRLLIINVFPKYEHFNISYEQHIEHMRKSALNNLNDVSNLECVKFDETYNEQEINIENNDKPDPEEILKDNTQPNKEDTPKKGSKSRLSQLYQFFGFKKFSKSDDKKNSIKIMAVEQLVLKEDENKIVPVDDKCNENKDKDSNKNKFEILSIVNKNRIKINESIKQFFNLYNCYKPCSIYTKGCGNLCYASFVKKLTMGSEIFQDLEIEKYQAIQDLFGEKTNEQEDAASEAAEVVEKVDTIKELEAVEIVEEVEVVDAIDAVKELEPVEIVEEVEVVDAIDAVKELEPVEIVEEVEVVDAIDAVKELEVTEEASDGHAEGIEMANAETIGEDVAEDIEPMNEEPNKNQKNVRKNNKKKRKRRRRKRRSTSTVKSEPIEQKEELSVGNISNETEDKEVSVENAVKETEETDEKDEVSVKEAELAVEVESVEKVENVVEENAVEVESEEKVENEVEEENTVEDESADKVENEVEEENTVEVEPADKVENEVEEENTVEDESADKVENEVEEENTVEVEPADKVENEVEEENTVEVESADKVENEVENAVENEIENEVEEENTVEGESVEEVKPVVEVESVEEAKPVEETEPIIEVESVIEEENAVEAKSTDEVESVVEVKPIIEAESVVEEENVVEVESVEEVKPIIEAESVVEEENVVEVESVEEVKPIIEAESVIEEENAVEVEFIEEDKNEVEAESVEEINPAIEVESAEEIENVVEAESVVDEEKQVVAVEDVTNEIKEDGGEVSMEQDVMMDVEEVGTKENINEIEVNENEDILFDDNENLCVMSCEINETEESIEKENMSENNCDDDDENKLFKNNKEAQQDINNILNDETKASSDEESRRNSATDYLKMILTIEKEDFNNIINFNNYEKGQFKQFISCYTSLDNISFEECFKNVDLSNYKDQLGDLNSYGPEIIDSTNKNMLLNNLNELFVYKSKEKENFMTILKNMTTVMENVHGKKWNILMTASDYHFKSYLYNEDKIIHINNNNDFNEKIVYNYEEDELENKAKKDGINGAEEKKRHSLSYTPIVEYLSLSGANKNIHEICISNNADKKYFDEKYEILCFRSKTVSKLEYMNAKSFYTSINYKKVKTRCLTHTHIDFTYMDDQMKNNFKQHVINEFINNPSISMDDLSDSLLKLATYFYPSNKGTWCVFISKRRSFTGSIHIVKNRYLRMTVKNKNRKYNIVIFETPV, encoded by the coding sequence ATGTCCATAATGCGTAACTCAATTTGTGACCAAAACTTCAAGGAGGGGGATTTGGTGTGGTGTAAGAACACATCACCCACAAATGATCAAATCAATATGATGTACAATTTATGTCGTGTAATTGAAATCAAAAGTGATAACCAAGTATTATTATCTAAATACAATGATTATAGTGATTATGTATTTCTTGCTGATCATGAAAATTTAAGTAAagcaaattatttattttcattagaCCAAAATGATATGATGAAATTAagatatattaatgaaCCATCAGTGTTGTATCACTTAAAAGAAAGATTTAAGagcaataaattttatacaaaaatggggccattattaatttttattaatccTAAAATTAACatgaatataaacaatgaagaaacaattgaaaaatataaatgtatagaTTGTGTAGAAGATTTAAGCTTAAATGAATACCATGTTGTGCATAATGCcctaaaaaatttaaatgaattaaaaagaaatcagtctattattatatctgGAGAATCTGGGTCAGGTAAATCAGAAGTAGCTAAAAACatcataaattttattgctTACCAAGTAAAGGGTAGCCGACGACTTCCAACCATGCTCCCTATGGTAGACAAAAATGAAGCACcagaagaaaatgaatctGAAGCTTATGAGGGTAGCGCAAACCATCAAGAAGACAATAATCTTAACgaagaaaatacaaaatatcaATTTAACATGTCTGAAATGCTCAAGCATGTAAACGTAGTGTTGGAAGCCTTTGGAAATGCTGTCACTgtaaataacaaaaattcAAGTcgattttctaaattttgtACAATacatatagaaaatgaagaagTAAAATCATTtcatataaagaaatttttattagacAAAGAAAGATTAATAAATAGAAAGGCAAATGAGAATTCATttaatgtattttattatatgataaatggATCAAgtgataaatttaaaaaaatgtattttttaaaaaatatagaaaattattctatgttaaataatgaaaaaggttttgaaaaatttactGATTATTCAGGAAAAATTTtagaattattaaaatcattgaattatatatttgatgaTGACAAAGAaattgattttattttctcaGTACTTTctgcattattattattaggaAATACAGAAATTGTAAAAGCATTTCGTAAAAAGTCATTATTTATGGGAAGATATGGATGTGggcaaaatataaattttgaaacCATATTAAGCGAATTAGAAAATTCAGAAAATATTGGTTTAGAtgaaaatgttaaaaaCTTATTATTAGCatgtaaattattaagTTTTGATGTAGAAACTTTTGTAAAATACTTTACAactaattatatatttaatgattCTATACTTATAAAAGTGCATAATGAAAcgaaaattcaaaaaaaattagaaaattttataaaaacatgttacgaagaattatttaattggattgtatataaaataaacgaaAAATGCACAcaattacaaaatataaatcaaaatacCAATTACATAAATGTATTAGACATGgcatattttgaaaattcgAAAGATAACTCATTAGaacaattattaattaacacgacaaatgaagaaataattaaaattaaaaacaattgCCTCTACAAAAAAGTAATCCTTTCATACAATGAGGATGGAATATTTTGTGAATTCAATATGCAAAATATGGACAATGAACCtttatacaatttattAGTTGATTCAACAGAAGAATGTTTATTCtcatttttagaaaatgcTTCCacaaaaacaatatttgaCAAAAGTAGCTTGCACACATCTATAATACGCAAATTTGGCcataattcaaaatatgttaaGAAAGATGATGTAactggaaataaaaaaacatttgtCATCACCCATTCTTGTGGAGATATAACATACAATGCCGAAAAAtttgttgaaaaaaatatagacatATTAACAAACCGTTTTATTGATATGGTTAAACAATcagaaaatgaatatatgcgccaattttgtatgttttataattatgacAATTCAGGAAATATTGTCgaagaaaaaagaagatATAGTATACAATCTGCTCttaaattattcaaaaGACGATATGATACCAAAAACCAAATGGCTGTTAGTTTGCtaagaaataatttaacaGAATTAGAAAAACTTCAACATACCACTTTTTGCCATTTTATTCTTTGTATGAAACCTAATGAAAGTAAAAGAGAATTGTATTCATTTGATGCTAACATAGTATTGAGACAAGTTAGAACCTTTAGCATTGTTGAAGCTTCACAATTAAAGATCGGATATTATCCTCACAAATTCACCTTAAACGAGTTCCTCTcaatttttgataaaaactCACAAAAGATTGATGAAGAGACTGCGGAAGATCAATATGAAGTCGTGGATGTGAAAAATGCAAATGAGGAAGAGGATGCTGAACAAGATGAAAATACAGAAGAAAAGGTTGAGCAAGATGAAAATGCAGAAGAGGAAGTTAAACCAGATGAAAATACAGAAGAAAAGGTTGAGCAAGATGAAAATGCAGAAGAGGAAGTTAAACCAGATGAAAATGCAGAAGAGAAAGCTGAACAAGATGAAAATACAGAAGAAAAGGTTGAACAAGATGAAAATGCAGAAGAGAAAACTGAACAAGATGAGCATGCAGAACAATCCAATGAATCCCTCAAAGAAAAAGTTGTAGCTCTAATAAAATCATATCAAATAAGCAACCATGAATGGATGATGGGGAATAATATGATTTTCCTAAGCAATTATTGCTTAagattattaattattaatgtCTTTCCTAAATATGagcattttaatatttcttatGAACAACATATCGAACATATGAGAAAATCAGCAttgaataatttaaatgatgTATCTAATTTAGAATGCGTAAAATTTGATGAAACATATAACGAACAAGAAATTAATATAGAAAACAATGATAAACCAGATCCTGaagaaattttaaaagacAATACTCAGCCAAATAAAGAAGACACGCCGAAAAAAGGAAGTAAAAGTAGACTTAGCCAAttatatcaattttttggtttcaaaaaattcagCAAATCTGATGATAAGAAAAAttctattaaaataatggcTGTAGAACAATTAGTTTTGAAagaagatgaaaataaaatcgtTCCCGTTGATGATAAGTgcaatgaaaataaagataaagattctaataaaaataaatttgaaatattaagtattgtaaataaaaacagaATCAAGATAAATGAATCCATAAAGCAATTCTTTAATCTTTATAATTGTTATAAACCATGTTCTATTTATACTAAAGGATGTGGAAATTTATGCTACGCCAGCTTTGTCAAGAAGCTAACCATGGGAAGCGAAATTTTCCAGGATCTCGAAATCGAAAAATATCAAGCCATCCAAGATCTCTTTGGCGAGAAAACTAATGAACAAGAAGATGCAGCTAGCGAAGCAGCTGAAGTTGTTGAAAAAGTTGACACAATTAAAGAACTTGAAGCGGTTGAGATAGTTGAAGAAGTTGAAGTAGTTGATGCAATTGACGCAGTTAAAGAACTTGAACCGGTTGAGATCGTTGAAGAAGTTGAAGTAGTTGATGCAATTGACGCAGTTAAAGAACTTGAACCGGTTGAGATCGTTGAAGAAGTTGAAGTAGTTGATGCAATTGACGCAGTTAAAGAACTTGAAGTTACAGAGGAAGCCTCTGATGGCCATGCCGAGGGAATTGAAATGGCGAATGCCGAAACAATTGGAGAGGATGTTGCTGAGGACATCGAACCTATGAATGAAGagccaaataaaaatcaaaaaaatgttagaaaaaataataaaaaaaaacgaaaaagaagaagaagaaaaagaagaagCACTTCAACTGTGAAGAGCGAACCGATAGAACAAAAGGAAGAACTTTCTGTaggaaatatatcaaatgaaACTGAAGACAAAGAAGTTTCCGTAGAAAATGCAGTAAAAGAAACCGAAGAAACAGATGAAAAGGATGAAGTTTCCGTAAAAGAAGCAGAGCTTGCAGTAGAAGTAGAATCAGTAGAGAAAGTAGAAAATGTAGTAGAAGAAAATGCAGTAGAGGTAGAATCCGAAGAGAAAGTAGAAAATGAAgtagaagaagaaaatacaGTAGAAGATGAATCCGCAGATAAAGTAGAAAATGAAgtagaagaagaaaatacaGTAGAAGTAGAACCCGCAGACAAAGTAGAAAATGAAgtagaagaagaaaatacaGTAGAAGATGAATCCGCAGATAAAGTAGAAAATGAAgtagaagaagaaaatacaGTAGAAGTAGAACCCGCAGACAAAGTAGAAAATGAAgtagaagaagaaaatacaGTAGAAGTAGAATCCGCAGACAAAGTAGAAAATGAAGTGGAAAATGCagtagaaaatgaaatagaaaatgaagtagaagaagaaaatacgGTAGAAGGTGAATCCGTGGAAGAAGTAAAACCCGTAGTAGAAGTTGAATCTGTGGAAGAAGCAAAACCTGTAGAAGAAACGGAACCTATAATCGAAGTGGAATCAGTAatagaagaagaaaatgcaGTAGAGGCCAAATCGACTGACGAAGTAGAATCTGTAGTAGAAGTTAAACCCATAATAGAGGCAGAATCTGTAgtagaagaagaaaatgtaGTGGAAGTAGAATCCGTAGAAGAAGTCAAACCCATAATAGAGGCCGAATCTGTAgtagaagaagaaaatgtaGTGGAAGTAGAATCCGTAGAAGAAGTCAAACCCATAATAGAGGCAGAATCTGTAatagaagaagaaaatgcGGTAGAAGTAGAGTTCATAGAAGAAGACAAGAATGAAGTAGAAGCAGAATCCGTAGAAGAAATAAACCCTGCAATAGAAGTAGAATCAGCAGAAGAAATAGAAAACGTAGTAGAAGCAGAATCAGTAGTCGACGAAGAAAAACAAGTCGTTGCAGTAGAGGACGTAACCAATGAAATCAAAGAGGATGGTGGTGAAGTAAGCATGGAACAGGATGTGATGATGGATGTAGAAGAAGTTGGAAcaaaggaaaatataaacgaAATAGAAGTAAACGAGAATGAAGACATTTTATTCGATGACAATGAGAATTTATGTGTCATGAGTTgtgaaataaatgaaacaGAAGAATCtattgaaaaagaaaacatgagtgaaaataattgtgatgatgatgatgaaaataaattatttaaaaataataaagaggCACAacaagatataaataatatattaaatgatgaaaCTAAAGCTTCTTCTGATGAAGAAAGTCGTAGAAACAGTGCAACAGACTACCttaaaatgatattaaCAATAGAAAAGGAagattttaataatattataaattttaataattatgaaaaaggGCAATTCAAACAATTTATATCTTGTTATACTAGTTTAGATAATATAAGTTTTGAAGAATGCTTTAAGAATGTAGATTTATCTAATTACAAAGATCAACTAGGTGATTTAAATAGTTATGGACCAGAAATTATAGATtctacaaataaaaatatgctattaaataatttaaatgaattatttgtatataaatctaaagaaaaagaaaattttatgacaatattaaaaaatatgactACAGTTATGGAAAATGTTcatggaaaaaaatggaacATATTAATGACCGCATCCGATTACCATTTcaaatcatatttatataatgagGATAagattattcatattaataataataacgattttaatgaaaaaatagtttataACTATGAAGAGGATGAGCTTGAGAACAAAGCTAAGAAAGATGGCATCAATGGAGCAGAAGAAAAGAAGAGACATAGTTTGAGTTACACACCAATAGTTGAATACTTGTCTTTATCAGgtgcaaataaaaatatacatgaaatatgtatatctAATAATgcagataaaaaatattttgatgagaaatatgaaatattatgttttaGATCTAAAACTGTTAGCAAATTAGAATATATGAATGCTAAATCATTTTATACATCTAttaattacaaaaaagtaaaaacaAGATGTTTGACACATACACATATAGATTTCACATATATGGATgatcaaatgaaaaataattttaaacaaCATGTTATcaatgaatttataaataaccCAAGTATAAGTATGGATGACTTATCAGACagtttattaaaattagcTACCTATTTCTATCCTAGCAACAAAGGTACATGGTGTGTATTCATATCAAAAAGACGATCATTTACTGGATCAATTCatattgttaaaaatagaTATTTAAGAATGActgttaaaaataaaaacagaaaatataacattgTCATATTCGAGACTCCTGTTTGA
- a CDS encoding major facilitator superfamily-related transporter, putative encodes MENKRNEDINYQINNETKSTLKMDTYEQNCINNNFSKSASILLTIEDYIKKLRNKANNFFFIYIIVTTIHLLLYANRGVLSGSYDYLSSHFKSIYPEGNVDVHIGFLISIFIYGASINSIVSGSLAYKHDPFKITAIFLFQGAIALALASIFFVVKSHYGLIFSRFYCGFCEAAFVTIIPSIIFSYAKNKAGSWISLFYMMLPLGTCLGYLMAPILSMANITIPQIYATSCFILIGLSLVCSLFNEKILKRNEYERMNRENANILKDKDGNLEHDDSSTNQNSEKLNDQKNNTENNLNITTPSKDNSDNKYLEIELDNCDEALKDDKTKSDIYSLLRTNLSNVSFLLAVVSYTAHLALMSCHLVYGPTILYSYGVYPSYKISVIVCSLVACISAIVGTISGGYLVDYCNLNIHDIDKNYEHIKNDDTINKLYKKDFVVYKFIKSVSLALLLVATVSTVFMMTIPFVSNKYIYTAMLFVGYTALFALSPGENIVIMVTSPKSIRPFAVGLSTFLAHMFGDIPWTVIIGKIKGTLAPDCVVTVNSEITDACRSQYSGLLITLMIVSSKTIIITLGMASLYFYSKRKMIRYKNLRAVS; translated from the exons atggaaaataagCGAAACgaagatataaattatcaaataaataatgaaacaaaATCAACACTCAAAATGGATACTTATGaacaaaattgtataaataataatttttcaaaaagcgcaagcattttattaactatcgaagattatattaaaaaattaagaaataaagcaaataattttttctttatttatattatagttACGACAATTcatttgttattatatgcaaataGAGGAGTATTGTCAGGATCATATGATTATTTATCATCACATTTTAAATCGATATATCCAGAAGGAAATGTAGATGTACATATCGGATTTTTaatatctatatttatatatggtGCAAGTATAAATTCAATAGTATCTGGATCTTTAGCATATAAACATGATCCCTTTAAAATAACcgcaatatttttatttcaaggCGCAATTGCATTAGCATTAGCtagcatattttttgttgtcAAATCTCATTATGGTTTAATTTTTAGTCGATTTTATTGTGGTTTCTGTGAAGCCGCATTTGTTACTATTATTCCAtcgattatattttcatatgctaaaaataaagctGGATCATGGATTAGTTTATTCTATATGATGCTCCCGTTAGGGACATGCTTGGGATATTTAATGGCTCCTATTTTATCAATGGCAAATATAACTATACCCCAAATTTATGCGACATCCTGTTTCATTTTAATTGGACTATCCCTTGTTTGCTCTctttttaatgaaaaaatattaaaaagaaatgaataTGAAAGGATGAATAGAGAAAATGCAAATATTCTTAAAGATAAAGATGGAAACTTAGAACATGATGACTCTTCAACGAATCAAAACtcagaaaaattaaacgaccaaaaaaacaacaccgaaaataatttaaacatCACAACTCCTAGCAAAGATAATTCAGACAATAAATATCTTGAAATAGAATTAGATAATTGTGATGAAGCATTAAAAGATGATAAAACTAAATCAGATATATATTCCCTATTACGTACCAATTTATCTAATGTTTCCTTTTTACTGGCAGTTGTTTCTTATACAGCCCATCTAGCCCTTATGTCATGCCATTTAGTATATGGACcaactattttatatagttATGGTGTATATccatcatataaaatatcagTAATTGTTTGCAGTTTAGTAGCGTGTATATCTGCAATAGTCGGTACAATATCTGGAGGGTATTTAGTGGATTACtgtaatttaaatatacacgatattgataaaaattatgaacatatcaaaaatgatgacactataaataaattatataaaaaagattttgttgtttataaatttatcaaatcAGTATCACTTGCTCTTTTGCTTGTTGCAACTGTTTCAACTGTATTTATGATGACCATACCATTTGTTAGCAacaaatacatatatacagCTATGCTATTTGTTGGATATACCGCTTTATTCGCACTATCG CCAGGAGAAAATATTGTAATTATGGTTACTTCTCCCAAGAGCATAAGACCATTTGCTGTTGGATTATCTACCTTTCTAGCACATATGTTTGG TGATATTCCATGGACTGTTATTATCGGAAAAATCAAGGGGACACTTGCTCCAGATTGTGTCGTTACCGTtaat AGTGAAATTACCGATGCTTGCCGTAGCCAATATAGTGGATTGCTAATAACATTAATGATCGTATCATCAAAAACCATTATAATAACATTGGGAATGGCTTCACTTTACTTTTATTCGAAGAGAAAAATGataagatataaaaatttacgAGCTGTCTcgtaa
- a CDS encoding cytosolic Fe-S cluster assembly factor NAR1, putative yields MFSNAIKLENLNDYYNDAEECIKPFLYASEANEDKIEKPNLININKKKNAKNKNNNERGEISLTDCLACSGCVTNEETNFLKNQNSIEILNNLKKKKINIISLSLQSLTALSVYYKLPIHTTQKKLCFFFKSLNFDYVYDSSLSELIALDQAKQEFLSYFYKKNQDLSKQTNTKLDTPQTANTDTKTGDKPFGGIFKKFKNKVINHESKKENDNTNETQNNSNNRPIKLHNDKEPLNDYEDTTDYKWDENLPLICSHCTGSVIYGEKKLDDNILNAFSKLRSSQDIQGIILKLLHVQNSLYTYPLLKKQLANSFFDMYKYKLKFIKSFEKYYIKNNKLLQNTYTSNNDEKENSANQTDGHIPVSIYEINHVYLLYCFDKKLESQRNSISQKDAVDKNITTYLNYFSLNNLANNVDLNSFYNTATKTNSGNGFYSVDSVLTTVELVELINKLQINFYALPEINIDNIYPLFEKISKYESLNNSANIATTNSVGIENSKQDEKNKKIQNTSDENSALQKENNMNESLQCIYQNLSDKIIRCSNKNNISMGYGEEIFKYVCNKIYDYNLNENNFNFKYNDIIVFSLYENDICVFRVVLSYGFKSMYNVLKKVKEGKYIKRDEINKDAEKIYNVKITYDLQFNGQIDYVELMACEKGCLFGCAQNIFDEYDIPDLSTCSCYNLNIFKKIAEQTVIQNFDFLSIEYDNENTLSENDEEPNYICCSSIHHKTASMNKLSSQIKYNETKKTDKEKLFQNLYNQIHNDEYTKYVNSDESTNDLTVNSFLNNVFNIFNTKTFHIFKTTLTSKKKMDIINW; encoded by the coding sequence atgttttcgAATGCCataaaattagaaaatttGAATGATTACTACAACGATGCTGAAGAATGCATAAAACCATTCTTGTATGCGTCTGAAGCTAATGAAGATAAGATAGAGAAACCAAATTTgattaatattaacaagaaaaagaatgcaaaaaacaaaaataataatgaaagaGGTGAAATCTCGTTAACCGATTGTTTGGCATGTAGTGGCTGTGTTACTAATGAAgaaacaaattttttaaaaaatcaaaattcaATTGagatattaaataatttaaaaaaaaaaaaaattaacatcATTTCATTATCATTACAAAGTTTAACAGCATTGTCTGTGTATTATAAGTTGCCAATCCATACaactcaaaaaaaattatgttttttttttaaatcgcTAAATTTTGACTATGTTTATGACTCGTCATTGAGTGAATTAATCGCATTAGATCAAGCAAAACAAGAATTcctttcatatttttataaaaaaaatcaagaTTTATCTAAACAGACAAATACCAAACTCGATACCCCACAGACAGCTAATACTGACACCAAAACTGGGGATAAGCCATTTGGaggaatttttaaaaaatttaaaaataaagtaataaatcatgaatcaaaaaaagaaaatgataatactAATGAAActcaaaataattcaaataatcGACCCATAAAACTTCACAATGACAAGGAACCATTAAATGATTATGAAGACACAACCGATTATAAATGGGATGAAAACCTTCCACTCATATGTTCTCATTGTACTGGTAGTGTTATATATGGAGAAAAAAAGCtagatgataatattttaaatgcaTTTAGTAAGTTAAGAAGTAGTCAAGATATACAAGGAATCATTTTAAAACTTCTACATGTCCAGAATAGCTTGTATACATATCCTCTACTCAAAAAACAGCTTGCTAATAGTTTCTTCGacatgtataaatataaattaaaatttataaaaagttttgagaaatattacataaaaaataacaagtTATTACAAAACACATATACTAGTAATAAcgatgaaaaagaaaatagtGCAAATCAAACGGATGGGCATATCCCTGTATCcatttatgaaataaatcatgtttatttgttatattgctttgataaaaaattggagTCCCAAAGAAATAGTATTTCACAAAAAGATGCcgttgataaaaatataacgacatatttgaattattttagtTTGAATAACCTAGCTAATAATGTAGATCTAAATAGTTTTTATAATACTGCCACGAAAACGAATTCAGGCAATGGATTTTATTCCGTAGATTCAGTTTTAACTACTGTAGAACTTGTtgaattaattaataaattgcAAATAAACTTTTATGCATTACCTGAGAtaaatattgataatatttatcccctatttgaaaaaataagcaaatatgaatcattaaataatagtgCAAATATCGCTACCACGAATTCTGTAGGTATCGAAAATTCGAAACAAgacgaaaaaaacaaaaaaatacagaATACATCTGATGAAAATTCTGCATTACAGAAAGAGAACAACATGAACGAATCGCTACAATGTATCTATCAAAATTTGtctgataaaataattcgatgtagtaataaaaataatatttcgaTGGGATATGGAGAAgaaatattcaaatatgtatgtaataaaatatatgactATAATCTAAatgaaaacaattttaattttaaatataatgacataattgtattttctttgtatgaaaatgatatatgcGTTTTCAGAGTTGTTTTGTCTTATGGTTTTAAAAGCATGtataatgttttaaaaaaagtaaaagaagggaaatatataaagagagatgaaataaataaagatgctgaaaaaatatacaatgtTAAAATTACTTATGATCTTCAGTTTAATGGTCAAATTGATTATGTCGAATTAATGGCTTGTGAAAAAGGATGCCTTTTTGGATGTgcacaaaatattttcgaTGAATATGACATTCCTGATTTATCTACATGCTCATGTTATAatcttaatatttttaaaaaaattgcagAGCAAACtgttatacaaaattttgattttcttTCCATAGAAtatgataatgaaaatacactttcagaaaatgatgaagaaccaaattatatatgctgTTCAAGCATTCACCACAAAACAGCATCCATGAATAAATTATCTAgccaaattaaatataatgaaactaaaaaaacggataaagaaaaattatttcaaaatttgtataaccAAATTCATAATGatgaatatacaaaatatgttaattCAGATGAATCTACAAATGATTTAACtgttaattcatttttaaataatgtttttaatatctttaatacaaaaacttttcatatatttaaaaccaCTTTAACTTcaaagaagaaaatggaTATAATTAACTGGTAG